The Barnesiella propionica genome has a window encoding:
- a CDS encoding saccharopine dehydrogenase family protein: MNESKLMIYGAYGYSGELMVREALKQGIKPIIAGRVAEKLAPIANELNLEYRVFNVKDASGYLQDVTVLLNCAGPFSATAEVLVKACLTQKVHYLDITGEIDVFRKCYALDNEAKKQHIIIMPGVGTDIAPTDCLAAMLKEKLPAATRIDLAFSFGTSPSIGTVKTSIESMGKGGLIRENGRLKTVPNAYRMKKIPFQNQPQWAVTIPWGDVFTSGISTGVPDGMVYMAMSKPSIYILRLSNPFKGIINTRFGQDLAKNLASKFIKKGPDGQARETQRGQFWGEAEAPGGDKVEMTMSTPNVYSLTVEAGIRIAKYCLGNHGKSGYYTPSMLLGSHFIDSIPGIDIRIL; this comes from the coding sequence ATGAATGAAAGTAAACTAATGATATACGGTGCCTATGGATATTCCGGAGAGTTAATGGTACGTGAAGCGTTAAAACAAGGTATTAAACCGATAATTGCAGGGCGTGTCGCAGAAAAACTGGCACCTATAGCCAATGAATTGAATTTGGAATATAGGGTATTCAACGTGAAGGATGCCTCAGGATATTTGCAGGATGTAACCGTCTTGCTGAACTGTGCAGGTCCGTTTTCCGCCACGGCAGAAGTTTTGGTAAAGGCATGTCTTACTCAAAAAGTACATTATCTGGATATTACCGGTGAAATAGATGTCTTTAGAAAATGCTATGCGCTGGATAATGAAGCTAAAAAACAACACATAATCATAATGCCGGGAGTGGGAACTGACATTGCACCGACCGACTGTCTGGCAGCTATGCTGAAAGAAAAGCTGCCAGCCGCCACCCGTATCGATCTCGCTTTTTCTTTTGGTACGAGCCCGAGTATCGGTACCGTGAAAACCTCCATCGAAAGTATGGGAAAAGGAGGATTAATCAGGGAAAACGGTCGGCTCAAAACCGTACCTAATGCATATCGGATGAAGAAAATACCTTTCCAAAATCAACCGCAATGGGCGGTAACCATTCCATGGGGAGACGTTTTCACATCGGGAATATCTACCGGAGTACCTGACGGAATGGTTTATATGGCGATGTCCAAACCGAGCATTTATATACTGCGTCTGTCTAACCCGTTTAAAGGAATCATAAATACCCGTTTCGGACAGGACTTGGCCAAGAATCTGGCAAGCAAATTCATAAAGAAAGGTCCCGACGGACAAGCCAGAGAAACGCAGCGGGGACAATTCTGGGGAGAAGCCGAAGCACCCGGCGGCGACAAAGTGGAAATGACCATGTCAACTCCCAATGTCTATTCGCTGACCGTCGAGGCAGGCATCCGAATTGCCAAGTATTGTTTAGGGAACCACGGGAAAAGCGGCTATTACACCCCTTCCATGTTATTAGGGAGCCATTTTATCGATTCAATTCCGGGTATCGATATTCGAATACTCTAA
- a CDS encoding potassium-transporting ATPase subunit F, with protein MYTALFILGLIIFGYLMYVLIYPEKF; from the coding sequence ATGTATACCGCTTTATTTATTCTCGGTTTGATCATCTTCGGGTATTTGATGTATGTGCTTATTTATCCCGAAAAGTTTTAA
- a CDS encoding helix-turn-helix domain-containing protein — protein sequence MKLTTDELNVLNYSDIFFSCYSDNERGCWGLVEDHTLVYVCSGEMFLQEAQHTIKIRRGECVFLRKDHRVSLTKQPKGKEKFIGISLVFKRAFLRKFYQTIDKKKLPLQVRKHTPSIIRLPQTPAITSLFQSMLPYFDTSTQPTDRIIDMKLHEGIYALLDIDEQFYPSLFDFTDPWKIDILGFMEKNYAYDLSIEDIAHYTGRSLATFKRDFKKVSDLSPQKWLMEKRLNVAQDKLLHEKKKVSEIYLEVGFKNISHFSTAYKRKFGYSPSNATAL from the coding sequence ATGAAACTTACGACTGACGAACTGAATGTGTTAAACTATTCCGATATATTCTTCAGTTGTTATTCCGATAATGAACGGGGATGCTGGGGTTTGGTGGAAGACCATACGCTGGTATATGTTTGTTCGGGTGAAATGTTTCTGCAGGAAGCGCAACACACCATCAAAATCCGTAGGGGGGAATGTGTATTTCTAAGAAAGGATCATCGTGTCAGTCTGACTAAGCAGCCCAAAGGGAAAGAGAAATTTATCGGTATTTCTCTGGTTTTCAAAAGGGCTTTTCTACGAAAATTCTATCAGACTATCGACAAGAAGAAATTGCCTTTGCAAGTGCGAAAGCATACTCCCAGCATCATAAGGCTTCCGCAGACGCCTGCCATTACAAGCCTCTTCCAATCCATGCTGCCTTATTTCGATACCTCTACCCAGCCTACAGACCGTATTATCGACATGAAACTGCACGAAGGCATTTATGCCCTGTTGGATATAGACGAGCAGTTCTACCCCAGCCTGTTCGACTTTACCGACCCCTGGAAAATCGATATACTCGGCTTTATGGAAAAGAATTATGCGTATGACCTGAGTATTGAAGATATTGCCCATTATACAGGCAGGAGTCTCGCCACTTTCAAACGCGACTTCAAAAAGGTGAGCGATCTTTCTCCGCAAAAATGGCTAATGGAAAAAAGACTGAATGTAGCGCAAGATAAATTGTTACATGAGAAAAAAAAAGTCTCAGAAATATATCTGGAAGTCGGCTTTAAGAATATTTCTCACTTTTCCACCGCCTATAAAAGAAAATTCGGGTATTCACCATCCAATGCGACTGCACTGTAA
- the uvrA gene encoding excinuclease ABC subunit UvrA, producing the protein MTDSSIFIKGARVNNLKNIDVEIPRDKFIVITGLSGSGKSSLAFDTLYAEGQRRYVESLSSYARQFLGRMSKPECDFIKGIPPAIAIEQKVNTRNPRSTVGTSTEIYDYLRLLFARIGRTYSPVSGDLVKKHQISDLVSCMLSYPGGTRFALVTRIILPEGRKFSTQLEVLSKEGYNRLEKNGEFIRISDIQDQADTLDTENYHLLIDRMSCSDSKETISRLSDSAETAFFEGGGECSLLFFTGDGIEQHDFSKKFEADGITFTEPNDLMFNFNSPAGACPKCEGFGKIIGIDEDLVIPNKMLSVYEDAVMCWRGEKMSEWKKALISVSERIGFPIHRPYYQLTGAERELLWNGNSYFEGINDFFKMLEENQYKIQYRVMLARYRGKTTCPVCKGTRLKPDAQYVKIAGHTITDLVSMPITKLQNFFENIQLDETEAIIAARLLTEIRNRIRFLQEVGLGYLTLNRLSSSLSGGESQRINLATSLGSSLVGSLYILDEPSIGLHSRDTDLLIGVLRQLKALGNTVVVVEHDEEIIRSADYIIDIGPLAGRLGGEVVYQGDLSHLPKATQSYTMRYLTGELSIELPAYRRKWNHYIEVEGAVQNNLKNVSVRFPLQVMTVVTGVSGSGKSSLVRDVFYRALVRHYGEGGELPGTFSKLTGDMNLMKGIEFIDQNPIGKSSRSNPATYLKAFDEIRKLFADQQGAKQMGFSASYFSFNSEGGRCEECKGEGTITVEMQFMADITLECECCHGKRYKQEVLEIEYRGKNINDILDMTINQAIEFFSENTGSAEKKIVKRLKPLQDVGLGYIKLGQSSSSLSGGENQRVKLAYFLSSERQDPTIFVFDEPTTGLHFHDINTLLKSFNQLIDRGHTVIIIEHNMDVIKCADHIIDMGPEGGDMGGYVVCTGTPEEITTCPDSYTGKFLKEKLYPIK; encoded by the coding sequence ATGACAGACTCATCCATATTTATCAAAGGCGCAAGAGTTAATAATCTAAAAAACATAGATGTAGAAATTCCTCGCGATAAATTTATTGTTATCACCGGATTATCGGGTTCGGGAAAATCGTCACTGGCTTTCGATACCCTTTATGCAGAGGGGCAACGGCGTTATGTAGAAAGCCTCTCTTCCTATGCACGACAGTTCCTGGGACGGATGAGCAAGCCGGAATGCGATTTTATAAAAGGCATTCCTCCCGCTATAGCTATCGAACAAAAAGTAAATACGCGCAATCCCCGCTCGACGGTAGGAACATCTACCGAAATATACGATTACCTGAGACTTCTGTTCGCCCGGATAGGACGAACTTATTCTCCTGTATCGGGCGATCTGGTAAAAAAGCACCAGATAAGCGACCTGGTATCATGTATGCTCTCATATCCCGGAGGAACCCGTTTTGCACTGGTCACCCGCATCATACTTCCCGAAGGCCGTAAATTTTCCACACAACTGGAAGTGCTCTCAAAAGAAGGATACAACAGGCTTGAAAAAAACGGAGAGTTTATCCGCATCAGCGATATACAGGATCAAGCCGATACTTTGGATACTGAAAATTATCATCTGCTCATCGACAGGATGAGCTGTTCGGATTCAAAAGAAACGATAAGCCGTCTATCCGATTCGGCAGAAACAGCATTTTTTGAAGGCGGCGGAGAATGCAGCCTGTTATTCTTTACCGGTGACGGTATCGAACAACACGATTTTTCAAAAAAATTCGAGGCAGACGGCATTACCTTTACAGAACCGAACGACCTGATGTTCAACTTCAACAGTCCGGCAGGAGCCTGTCCCAAATGTGAAGGCTTCGGAAAAATCATCGGGATAGACGAAGATCTCGTCATTCCTAACAAAATGCTATCGGTTTATGAAGATGCTGTCATGTGCTGGCGTGGTGAAAAAATGAGCGAATGGAAAAAAGCGCTCATCTCGGTATCGGAACGTATCGGATTTCCCATTCACCGTCCTTATTATCAACTTACCGGAGCAGAACGGGAATTGTTATGGAACGGTAACAGCTACTTTGAAGGTATAAATGATTTTTTCAAAATGCTGGAAGAGAACCAATATAAAATACAATATCGAGTCATGCTTGCACGCTACAGAGGCAAAACCACTTGCCCGGTCTGCAAAGGGACACGGCTTAAACCCGACGCCCAGTATGTGAAGATAGCCGGTCACACGATTACAGATCTCGTAAGCATGCCTATTACAAAACTGCAGAATTTTTTCGAAAATATCCAGCTTGACGAAACAGAAGCTATCATCGCTGCCCGTCTACTGACCGAAATACGTAACCGCATCCGCTTTTTACAAGAAGTGGGACTGGGGTATCTTACTCTTAACCGGTTGTCATCTTCCCTTTCCGGAGGAGAAAGCCAGCGTATCAATCTGGCTACCTCATTAGGAAGTAGTCTGGTAGGCTCCTTATATATTCTGGACGAGCCCAGTATCGGCTTGCATTCCCGTGACACAGACCTGCTTATCGGTGTCTTACGCCAATTAAAAGCATTAGGGAATACCGTAGTCGTAGTAGAACATGACGAAGAAATTATCCGGTCGGCGGACTATATCATAGACATAGGTCCTCTCGCCGGCAGACTGGGGGGCGAAGTAGTATATCAAGGGGACTTGTCTCATCTTCCCAAAGCCACACAAAGCTACACGATGAGATACCTCACCGGAGAACTGAGTATCGAATTACCGGCATATCGCCGGAAATGGAATCATTATATAGAGGTGGAAGGAGCTGTCCAGAACAATCTAAAAAACGTAAGTGTACGCTTTCCTTTACAGGTCATGACCGTAGTAACCGGCGTAAGCGGATCGGGTAAATCCTCTCTGGTACGGGATGTGTTTTACAGGGCTCTTGTCCGGCATTACGGCGAAGGAGGAGAATTACCCGGAACGTTCTCAAAACTGACAGGAGACATGAATTTAATGAAAGGAATAGAATTCATTGACCAGAATCCCATAGGCAAATCGTCACGTTCCAATCCGGCCACTTATCTGAAAGCGTTTGATGAAATACGTAAATTATTTGCAGACCAACAGGGAGCCAAACAAATGGGATTCTCGGCCTCATATTTCTCTTTCAATTCCGAAGGCGGCCGTTGTGAAGAATGTAAAGGTGAAGGAACTATTACGGTAGAAATGCAGTTCATGGCTGATATCACTCTCGAATGCGAATGTTGCCACGGTAAAAGGTATAAACAGGAAGTTCTGGAAATAGAATACCGGGGAAAAAATATCAACGACATACTGGATATGACTATCAACCAGGCTATCGAATTCTTCTCGGAAAACACAGGCTCTGCAGAGAAAAAAATAGTCAAACGGCTTAAGCCCCTGCAAGATGTAGGATTAGGATATATAAAACTGGGACAGAGTTCCTCAAGCCTTTCAGGAGGAGAAAACCAGCGAGTAAAACTGGCTTACTTCTTAAGCAGCGAACGCCAGGATCCTACCATATTCGTATTTGACGAGCCTACTACCGGATTGCACTTCCATGATATCAATACGTTGCTCAAATCATTCAATCAACTGATAGACCGGGGACATACCGTTATTATTATCGAACACAATATGGATGTCATCAAATGTGCCGACCATATCATTGATATGGGACCGGAAGGAGGTGATATGGGAGGTTATGTCGTATGTACGGGAACACCGGAAGAAATAACAACCTGCCCCGATTCTTATACGGGCAAATTCCTGAAAGAGAAACTATACCCCATTAAATAG
- a CDS encoding TIGR04076 family protein, with protein MKKVKITVLKTTLDKELALEYGVEGLSTCPMLKEKQVFYADYAKPDGFCDEAWKAIYQYVFALAHGAKKNIFYYGDWIRKPGVAICSCNDGLRPVIFKLEATDEESYNE; from the coding sequence ATGAAAAAGGTAAAAATAACAGTTCTAAAAACGACTTTAGATAAAGAGCTGGCTCTTGAATATGGAGTGGAAGGATTGAGTACCTGTCCGATGCTGAAAGAAAAACAGGTATTTTATGCCGATTATGCAAAACCGGACGGTTTTTGCGACGAAGCATGGAAAGCTATTTATCAGTATGTTTTCGCATTGGCACACGGAGCTAAAAAAAATATTTTCTATTACGGAGATTGGATAAGAAAACCGGGTGTAGCGATTTGTAGTTGCAATGACGGACTGAGACCAGTTATCTTTAAACTCGAAGCGACAGACGAAGAATCTTATAATGAATAA
- a CDS encoding type 1 glutamine amidotransferase domain-containing protein has translation MHVSTILLIATGTGKYASGNLPTGLWLSELAHIYHRAKKQGYEITVASPKGGDVPVDPESLKPLLLDKISRNYWDDPAFRRMLQHTESLNEISGKMFDCIYLAGGHGTMYDFPDNAVLQSIIKSHYESDKMVTAICHGVCGLLNVRLSGGEYLVRNKELTGYSWFEEILARREKEVPFNLEEALKERGADYRKAFIPMTSKVVVDGNLITGQNPFSSKEIAKVILRELEYSNIDTRN, from the coding sequence ATGCATGTTTCAACTATCTTATTAATCGCGACAGGAACGGGAAAATATGCAAGTGGAAATTTGCCTACCGGACTCTGGCTCAGCGAGCTGGCCCACATCTACCATAGAGCAAAAAAACAAGGGTACGAAATTACCGTAGCAAGCCCGAAAGGTGGTGATGTGCCTGTTGATCCCGAGAGTTTAAAACCACTGCTCTTGGACAAAATCTCCAGGAATTATTGGGATGATCCGGCATTCAGACGTATGTTGCAACATACCGAAAGCCTGAATGAAATATCGGGAAAGATGTTCGATTGTATTTATCTTGCGGGTGGACATGGCACGATGTATGACTTTCCGGACAACGCAGTCTTGCAGTCCATTATCAAATCCCACTATGAAAGCGACAAGATGGTGACTGCCATTTGCCATGGTGTATGCGGATTGCTAAACGTCAGACTTTCCGGCGGTGAGTATCTGGTGAGAAATAAGGAATTAACCGGATATAGCTGGTTTGAAGAAATTTTGGCAAGGCGGGAAAAGGAAGTACCTTTTAATCTTGAAGAGGCACTGAAAGAGAGAGGTGCCGATTACCGTAAAGCCTTTATACCGATGACGTCGAAAGTCGTGGTGGACGGCAATCTGATTACCGGTCAGAACCCCTTCAGTTCGAAAGAAATAGCAAAAGTCATTTTGAGAGAATTAGAGTATTCGAATATCGATACCCGGAATTGA
- a CDS encoding sigma-54-dependent transcriptional regulator, translating to MDKVLIVDDEDQIRCLLARLLGLEGYEVYEAEDCKAALKKMDTISVDVALCDVFLPDGNGVDLVLQMKKKHPETEIILLTAHGNIPDGVQAIKNGAFDYITKGDDNNKIIPLIGRAMEQAKMNRQGGSGKQRNGQYSFESIIGKSAVMQESISLARKVSHTDVPVLLTGETGTGKEVFAQSIHMASPRSGRSFVAVNCSAFTKDLLESEMFGHKAGAFTGAMKEKKGLFEEADKGTIFLDEIGEMAYDLQAKLLRVLETGEYIKIGETKPTKVDARVIAATNRDLKKEIEAGNFREDLFYRLSVFCIHLPALREHIEDIPLLAGKYMEDFSARLGKKIPAVSDGFYRLLEQYEWKGNVRELRNVIERCLIVCDEGSLSEKDLPLDMRKSAGTITGDPWELASIERLHIGRVLQYTKGNKSEAARLLGIGLTTLYRKIEEYGIN from the coding sequence ATGGATAAAGTGCTGATTGTAGACGATGAAGACCAGATACGTTGTTTGTTGGCCCGTTTGTTGGGGCTGGAAGGATATGAGGTCTATGAAGCTGAAGATTGCAAGGCTGCATTGAAAAAGATGGATACGATATCTGTGGATGTGGCACTGTGTGATGTGTTTCTGCCGGATGGCAATGGTGTGGACCTGGTTTTGCAGATGAAGAAGAAACATCCTGAAACGGAAATTATTTTATTGACGGCGCATGGTAATATACCGGACGGGGTACAGGCGATAAAGAACGGTGCTTTTGATTATATAACCAAGGGAGATGATAATAATAAGATAATCCCGCTTATCGGCCGGGCCATGGAACAGGCTAAGATGAACCGTCAGGGTGGTTCCGGTAAACAGAGAAACGGGCAGTATTCGTTCGAAAGTATTATCGGAAAATCGGCAGTTATGCAAGAGTCCATATCACTCGCGCGTAAAGTGAGCCATACCGATGTCCCTGTTTTGCTTACAGGCGAGACCGGAACGGGAAAAGAGGTTTTCGCACAATCCATACATATGGCAAGTCCCCGTTCGGGTCGTTCGTTCGTTGCTGTGAATTGTTCCGCTTTCACGAAAGATTTATTGGAAAGCGAAATGTTCGGGCATAAGGCCGGTGCTTTTACCGGTGCGATGAAAGAAAAAAAAGGTTTGTTTGAGGAAGCGGACAAAGGAACGATTTTTCTGGACGAGATAGGAGAGATGGCATATGACCTACAGGCTAAATTATTAAGAGTACTGGAAACCGGGGAGTATATCAAAATCGGTGAAACGAAACCGACGAAAGTAGATGCACGTGTGATAGCTGCGACGAACCGGGACCTGAAAAAGGAAATAGAAGCAGGAAATTTCAGGGAAGATTTATTTTATCGTTTATCTGTTTTTTGTATTCATCTTCCTGCTCTGCGGGAACATATAGAGGACATTCCGTTATTGGCCGGTAAATATATGGAAGATTTTTCCGCTCGTTTGGGCAAGAAAATTCCGGCGGTGTCAGATGGATTTTACCGGTTGCTGGAACAATACGAATGGAAAGGTAACGTAAGGGAACTCCGGAATGTGATAGAACGTTGCCTTATCGTATGCGACGAAGGAAGTCTTAGCGAAAAAGATCTGCCGCTGGATATGAGAAAATCTGCCGGAACAATTACGGGAGATCCTTGGGAACTGGCGTCGATAGAACGGTTACATATAGGCCGGGTTCTGCAATATACTAAAGGTAACAAAAGTGAAGCAGCCCGTTTATTGGGCATAGGGCTTACTACGCTTTATCGTAAAATAGAAGAGTATGGAATAAATTAA
- the kdpA gene encoding potassium-transporting ATPase subunit KdpA, with translation MNTEILGIILQVALMVLISYPLGRHIAKVYKGERSRWDFMNPVEKRIYKLCGIDPKEEMSWKKFLRVLLTLNLFWFFWGMILLVTQHMLPLNPDGNGPQTAHQAFNTCISFMVNCNLQHYSGESGLTYFTQLFVICLFQFLTAATGMAAMAGVMKAMSSKTTKSIGNFWYFLVRSCTRILLPLSLVVGIILITQGVPMGFEGKQTITTLEGGEQVISQGPAAAIIPIKQLGTNGGGYFGVNSSHPLENPTYLTNIVECWSILIIPMAMIFALGFYLKRKKLAYSIFGVMLFAYLTGVGINVYSEMNGNPRIDALSIAQENGAMEGKEVRLGSGASALWSVTTTVTSNGSVNCMHDSTMPVSGMVEMLNMQINTWFGGVGVGFMNYYAFIIIAVFISGLMVGRTPEFLGKKVEAKEMKIATIVALLHPFVILSFTALSSYLYVHCPGFVESEGGWLNNSSFHGLSEMLYEYTSSAANNGSGFEGLGDNTFFWNVTCGIVLILSRFIPVIGQVAIAGLLAQKKYIPESAGTLKTDTVTFGVMTFAVIFIVAALSFFPVHALSTIAEHLSF, from the coding sequence ATGAATACGGAAATTTTAGGTATTATTTTGCAAGTCGCGTTGATGGTACTCATCAGTTATCCTCTGGGCCGGCATATAGCAAAAGTTTATAAAGGGGAAAGAAGCCGCTGGGATTTTATGAATCCGGTGGAAAAACGGATATATAAATTATGCGGCATAGATCCGAAAGAAGAGATGAGCTGGAAGAAATTCCTGAGGGTTTTGCTAACGTTAAATCTTTTCTGGTTTTTCTGGGGTATGATATTGCTGGTAACCCAGCATATGCTGCCGTTAAATCCCGATGGTAACGGCCCTCAAACCGCTCATCAGGCATTTAATACCTGCATAAGTTTTATGGTGAACTGTAATCTCCAGCACTACAGCGGAGAAAGCGGCCTTACTTATTTTACACAGTTGTTCGTGATTTGTTTGTTTCAGTTCTTAACAGCGGCTACCGGTATGGCTGCAATGGCAGGGGTGATGAAAGCTATGTCGTCGAAGACTACCAAATCCATAGGAAATTTCTGGTATTTCCTGGTACGAAGCTGTACCCGCATATTATTACCTCTCTCTCTTGTAGTCGGTATTATTCTAATTACGCAAGGGGTGCCTATGGGGTTTGAGGGCAAGCAAACCATTACGACTCTCGAAGGGGGAGAACAGGTCATTTCTCAGGGACCCGCCGCGGCAATAATTCCCATTAAACAATTAGGGACTAACGGAGGCGGCTATTTTGGCGTGAATTCTTCGCATCCTCTGGAAAATCCTACTTATCTGACCAATATTGTAGAATGCTGGTCGATATTGATAATACCTATGGCTATGATTTTTGCTCTCGGTTTTTATCTGAAAAGAAAGAAACTGGCGTATAGTATATTCGGGGTGATGTTGTTTGCGTATCTGACAGGAGTAGGTATCAATGTATATTCTGAGATGAACGGTAATCCCCGGATAGACGCGTTAAGTATTGCACAGGAAAATGGTGCGATGGAAGGGAAAGAAGTCCGGCTCGGTTCAGGAGCTTCTGCTTTGTGGAGCGTCACTACGACAGTCACTTCCAATGGCTCCGTGAACTGTATGCATGACAGTACGATGCCTGTCAGCGGTATGGTAGAAATGTTGAACATGCAGATAAATACCTGGTTCGGAGGTGTGGGTGTCGGTTTTATGAATTATTACGCTTTTATTATTATCGCGGTATTTATCAGTGGCCTGATGGTGGGGCGTACTCCGGAGTTTTTGGGAAAGAAAGTGGAAGCCAAAGAGATGAAAATAGCTACTATAGTAGCTTTATTGCACCCGTTTGTCATTCTTTCCTTTACGGCGTTATCCAGCTATCTGTATGTACACTGTCCCGGTTTTGTGGAGAGTGAAGGAGGTTGGTTGAATAATTCGTCGTTTCACGGACTGAGTGAAATGCTGTATGAATATACCTCGAGTGCAGCCAATAACGGTTCAGGATTTGAGGGACTGGGAGACAATACGTTCTTTTGGAACGTTACTTGCGGGATCGTGCTTATCCTCAGTCGTTTTATTCCTGTCATAGGACAGGTTGCCATTGCTGGTTTATTGGCACAGAAAAAATATATACCGGAAAGTGCCGGAACTCTTAAAACCGATACGGTAACGTTCGGTGTCATGACTTTCGCCGTCATATTTATCGTAGCGGCACTATCGTTCTTTCCGGTGCATGCTTTAAGCACCATAGCCGAACATTTAAGTTTCTAA
- a CDS encoding alpha/beta hydrolase has product MSQQKVSFENKNGQGITMSAVINFPENFDKEQKYPAIVITHPGGGVKEQTAGLYAKRLAEAGFITIAYDASYQGESTGEPRQLENPYIRVEDISAIIDYLTTLPYVDKERIGAMGICAGGGYTANAAINDHRIKAVGAVSAVNIGAMFRNGWDGSQKSEDAFPALMAGAATRTAEANGAEMAMFPLAPTTKEEAPDKEMEEAWEYYRTPRAQCSTAPSMAPVRCFTQLVTYDAYNMADIFLTQPLQLVAGSLAGSKWYSEDLYNRAASTDKNLHIVEGANHMEMYDIPQYVDEAVSVLVPFFKKNIGK; this is encoded by the coding sequence ATGTCCCAGCAAAAAGTAAGTTTTGAAAATAAGAACGGACAGGGCATTACCATGTCGGCAGTTATCAATTTCCCGGAGAATTTCGATAAAGAGCAAAAGTATCCGGCAATTGTAATAACACATCCCGGTGGCGGGGTAAAGGAGCAGACAGCAGGCCTGTATGCAAAAAGATTGGCAGAAGCAGGTTTTATTACCATCGCTTATGATGCCTCTTACCAAGGCGAAAGCACAGGTGAACCCCGTCAGTTGGAAAATCCTTATATACGGGTGGAAGATATCAGTGCCATAATTGATTATCTGACTACTCTTCCTTATGTGGATAAGGAAAGGATCGGTGCAATGGGTATTTGTGCCGGAGGCGGATATACAGCCAATGCCGCTATCAACGACCATCGCATCAAAGCTGTGGGAGCCGTAAGTGCCGTTAATATCGGAGCCATGTTCCGTAACGGATGGGACGGCAGCCAAAAATCGGAAGACGCATTCCCTGCTTTGATGGCCGGTGCCGCTACCCGTACGGCAGAAGCAAATGGGGCGGAAATGGCTATGTTCCCGTTGGCCCCGACCACGAAAGAAGAGGCCCCGGACAAGGAGATGGAAGAAGCATGGGAATATTACCGTACTCCACGCGCCCAATGTTCTACTGCTCCGAGTATGGCTCCTGTAAGATGCTTCACTCAATTAGTAACTTACGATGCATACAACATGGCGGATATATTCCTCACGCAACCTTTGCAACTTGTAGCCGGCAGCTTGGCCGGTAGCAAATGGTACAGCGAAGATTTGTATAACCGCGCTGCAAGCACGGACAAGAATCTTCATATCGTGGAAGGAGCAAACCACATGGAAATGTACGACATACCACAGTATGTGGATGAAGCGGTGTCTGTGCTTGTTCCTTTTTTTAAGAAAAATATTGGAAAGTGA